From Chloroflexota bacterium, a single genomic window includes:
- a CDS encoding LacI family transcriptional regulator: MTDAVTIKDIARRVGKSVTTVSRALHGYSDVAPETRELVQRVAREMGYTPNVMAQRLQKQRAETLGLILPTFGPRFSDPFFSEFVAGVGNQAAERGYDLLLSTRAPGEEEMAAYRKAALGRRVDGFIIIRTRARDERIRFLQQIGFPFVAFGRTASENDFPYVDEDGVEGMRQIAHHLADLGHRRIGYLSPPLDLMFAQHRLEGLRRGLAERGLALDEAYLRIGALTEQSGYALARELLTLPVPPTALACGNDLMAIGAMRAAQERGLKIGREIAISGFDDIPLAQHTFPPLTTVHQPIYQIGKRVASMLIDLVEGNPLAERQVLLKPQFVVRQSTLP; encoded by the coding sequence ATGACCGACGCTGTGACGATTAAAGACATCGCCCGCCGGGTGGGAAAATCGGTGACCACCGTTTCGCGAGCGCTGCACGGCTATTCCGATGTGGCGCCGGAAACCCGCGAACTGGTGCAGCGTGTGGCGCGGGAAATGGGTTACACCCCCAACGTCATGGCACAGCGCTTGCAGAAGCAGCGCGCCGAGACCCTGGGGCTCATCTTGCCGACGTTTGGGCCGCGCTTTTCTGACCCCTTTTTCAGCGAGTTTGTGGCAGGTGTGGGCAACCAGGCAGCAGAACGGGGCTATGATTTGTTGCTTTCTACTCGCGCCCCAGGCGAGGAAGAAATGGCGGCCTATCGCAAGGCGGCGTTGGGCCGTCGGGTTGATGGTTTCATCATCATTCGTACTCGCGCTCGGGATGAGCGCATTCGCTTCTTGCAGCAAATTGGCTTCCCTTTCGTGGCCTTTGGGCGCACGGCCTCGGAGAACGATTTCCCCTATGTGGATGAAGATGGCGTGGAAGGCATGCGGCAGATTGCCCATCATCTGGCGGACCTGGGGCATCGCCGCATTGGCTATCTTTCCCCACCGTTGGATTTGATGTTCGCCCAGCACCGCCTGGAGGGCCTGCGCCGCGGCCTGGCCGAGCGCGGCCTGGCCCTGGATGAGGCGTATCTGCGAATTGGCGCGCTGACCGAGCAAAGCGGCTATGCTCTTGCCCGGGAGTTGCTGACGCTTCCCGTCCCCCCCACAGCGTTGGCTTGCGGCAATGATTTGATGGCTATTGGCGCGATGCGCGCGGCTCAAGAGCGTGGCCTCAAAATCGGGCGCGAAATTGCCATTAGCGGTTTTGATGATATTCCCCTTGCCCAGCACACTTTTCCCCCGCTGACCACGGTGCATCAACCCATTTACCAGATCGGCAAGCGGGTGGCTTCTATGTTGATTGATTTGGTCGAAGGCAACCCTCTGGCCGAGCGCCAGGTATTGTTGAAACCCCAATTCGTTGTTCGACAGTCGACGTTGCCTTAG
- a CDS encoding extracellular solute-binding protein, translating to MKHKLYVLFGLLLVLSMVLVACGQQSPATVVVTKEVKEVVTQVVTQEVVVTKEVQTKPTHIIEFWTTDNEEERVKRYEEVADRYMKLHPDVEIRIVPIDEATISQRIATAQAANRLPDIVRMGVERVAAFAADGILDEDLATKAIDAIGKDDFRAGPLQMVTDPSTGKYAAVPYDGWIQAIWYRKDIFDQLGLQPPITWDDINAACDKLPGTENLLYALVLPTDPGQNYPHQVFEQVAMSNDAWPFDNQGNVTMNSPNMVEALRFYTGLQRCAAPGPQYWRGAREMYELDQSGMLFYSTYIMDDLVEGSGKEGGGKIQLAVPDLAKKTGFAPVMQGPNGQATYGQLVTLGLMKGADPVAADVVKFFMTGQNYQDILALAPFGKVPVLKSAVDGWKGLSKYFQYYSPETLDEIANGYDHMERWLFRPDYNATERAVIGDMEGRLLIPQVISNIALEGSMTPEEGAQWLQQQVEQLYTDRKNQQK from the coding sequence ATGAAACATAAACTTTATGTCCTTTTTGGGCTGCTGTTGGTGTTGAGCATGGTGTTGGTAGCCTGCGGACAGCAGTCGCCTGCCACTGTTGTCGTCACGAAGGAAGTCAAAGAAGTGGTGACGCAGGTGGTAACGCAAGAAGTGGTCGTCACCAAGGAAGTCCAGACCAAGCCGACGCACATCATCGAGTTCTGGACCACCGATAACGAGGAAGAGCGCGTCAAGCGGTACGAAGAGGTGGCCGATCGCTACATGAAACTGCACCCCGATGTGGAAATTCGCATTGTGCCCATCGATGAGGCCACCATCAGCCAGCGGATTGCCACGGCCCAGGCGGCTAACCGGCTGCCCGACATTGTGCGCATGGGCGTGGAGCGGGTTGCTGCTTTTGCTGCCGACGGCATTTTGGATGAGGATTTGGCGACAAAGGCCATTGATGCCATCGGGAAGGACGACTTCCGCGCCGGCCCGCTGCAAATGGTCACCGACCCCTCGACCGGTAAATATGCCGCCGTGCCTTACGATGGCTGGATTCAGGCCATTTGGTATCGCAAAGACATCTTCGACCAACTGGGCCTGCAGCCGCCCATCACGTGGGACGACATCAACGCTGCCTGCGACAAGCTGCCCGGCACGGAGAACTTGCTGTATGCCCTGGTGTTGCCCACCGACCCCGGTCAGAACTACCCGCACCAGGTGTTTGAGCAGGTTGCCATGTCGAACGATGCCTGGCCGTTTGATAACCAGGGCAATGTGACGATGAATTCGCCCAACATGGTGGAAGCCCTGAGGTTCTACACCGGCCTGCAGCGTTGTGCCGCCCCTGGCCCGCAGTACTGGCGCGGGGCGCGCGAGATGTACGAACTCGACCAGTCGGGGATGCTCTTCTACTCCACCTACATCATGGACGACTTGGTCGAAGGTTCGGGCAAGGAAGGCGGCGGGAAGATTCAGCTGGCTGTGCCCGATCTGGCAAAGAAGACCGGTTTCGCGCCGGTGATGCAAGGCCCGAATGGCCAGGCCACTTATGGTCAGTTGGTGACTTTGGGCCTCATGAAGGGTGCTGACCCGGTCGCCGCCGATGTGGTCAAATTCTTCATGACCGGCCAGAATTACCAGGATATTCTGGCCCTGGCGCCGTTTGGCAAAGTGCCGGTGCTGAAGAGCGCGGTGGATGGTTGGAAGGGGTTGAGCAAGTACTTCCAGTATTACAGCCCCGAAACGTTGGATGAAATTGCCAACGGTTACGACCACATGGAACGCTGGCTCTTCCGCCCCGATTACAATGCTACCGAGCGCGCGGTCATTGGTGATATGGAGGGCCGGCTGCTCATTCCGCAGGTCATCAGCAATATTGCGCTGGAAGGCAGCATGACGCCCGAAGAAGGCGCACAGTGGCTCCAGCAGCAGGTGGAGCAACTCTACACTGACCGAAAGAATCAGCAGAAGTAA
- a CDS encoding sugar ABC transporter permease, with the protein MSLVSRWRSLRAQEARLGWALLAPTLIIVFGVVIFPAFFSVWISFHAVGLHNLNDVFHAPFNGLENYKRVVTDFAFKYHSIQNMGAALTSIVYSFSATFLALVGGLVAALLLNRPFRGRGLVRATFLFSYVAPIVSVAFVWRWILDPRPSGVMNDILMRLGIIHAPMAYLSQRGLALVVVILLDAWRYFPFAMLMILARLQAIDKSLYEAAEVDGANVWARFRYITLPELRYVLGAVFLLRLIWTFNKFDDIFLLTGGGFGTKVLPILVYEFSFRLRDFGRGAAAAMILVAFLVVFIAVYLRFVMRSDEEA; encoded by the coding sequence ATGTCTTTGGTTTCCCGCTGGCGGTCGCTGCGCGCCCAAGAGGCGCGCTTGGGATGGGCTTTACTCGCGCCGACGCTCATCATCGTTTTTGGGGTGGTCATTTTTCCGGCTTTCTTCAGCGTCTGGATTAGTTTCCACGCTGTGGGGTTGCATAATTTGAACGATGTTTTCCATGCACCCTTCAACGGCCTGGAGAACTACAAGCGCGTAGTTACCGATTTCGCTTTCAAGTATCACAGCATTCAAAACATGGGGGCGGCGCTGACCAGCATTGTGTATTCGTTCAGTGCGACGTTTTTGGCCCTCGTTGGCGGCCTGGTGGCGGCTTTGCTGCTCAACAGGCCTTTTCGTGGCCGCGGGCTGGTGCGGGCCACTTTTCTGTTTTCCTACGTGGCGCCGATTGTTAGCGTGGCTTTTGTGTGGCGCTGGATTTTAGACCCGCGCCCCTCGGGGGTGATGAACGATATCCTCATGCGGCTGGGTATCATTCATGCCCCGATGGCGTATCTTTCCCAGCGGGGGTTGGCGCTCGTTGTGGTGATTTTGCTGGATGCATGGCGTTATTTCCCCTTCGCGATGTTGATGATTCTGGCGCGATTGCAGGCCATCGACAAGAGCCTTTACGAGGCTGCCGAAGTGGACGGCGCGAACGTTTGGGCTCGTTTCCGCTATATCACCCTGCCTGAATTGCGGTATGTGTTGGGCGCGGTGTTCCTGCTGCGCCTGATTTGGACTTTCAACAAGTTTGACGACATTTTCTTGCTGACGGGCGGCGGCTTTGGCACTAAGGTTTTGCCCATTTTGGTGTACGAGTTCAGTTTCCGCCTGCGTGATTTTGGTCGCGGCGCGGCGGCGGCGATGATTTTGGTGGCGTTCCTTGTGGTGTTCATCGCCGTGTATCTGCGCTTTGTCATGCGTTCCGATGAGGAAGCCTGA
- a CDS encoding rod shape-determining protein, which yields MALFSRNLGIDLGTDRVRIAEGDQVLLDEPTLVAIAVAERRMVAAGEEAAEMEGRTPEVYEVIRPLQNGVVAYYELTEKLLAILLRKAGGASWLFRPKVMITVPYGVTSVERRAVHEAILQAGSSEAFLIPTVLASALGADLPVGSPAGNMIVNLGSGTTQAAVIAMYGVVAAETLRQGGRALDEALVTYVRRKYGLIIGQPTAEQVKLKIGAAVPLDEEMSAEVQGQDQVTGLPREITLTTSEVVEAFQEPLHAIVESVRLVMEKTPPELVADVIDRGIALCGGGALLRGLDRLMTKELGVPAYLVDNPQHAAVIGAARGLEHLPVLRRHLLSA from the coding sequence ATGGCACTTTTCTCCCGAAACCTGGGCATTGACCTGGGCACCGATCGCGTGCGGATTGCCGAAGGCGACCAGGTGCTGCTGGATGAGCCTACGCTGGTCGCCATCGCCGTTGCCGAGCGGCGCATGGTCGCCGCGGGCGAAGAGGCCGCCGAAATGGAAGGCCGCACGCCCGAGGTCTACGAAGTCATCCGCCCGCTGCAAAACGGCGTGGTGGCCTACTACGAACTGACGGAAAAACTGCTCGCCATTCTGCTGCGGAAAGCAGGCGGCGCTTCGTGGCTGTTCCGCCCCAAAGTGATGATCACCGTGCCCTACGGCGTCACCAGCGTGGAACGGCGGGCAGTACACGAAGCCATCTTGCAAGCCGGCAGCAGCGAAGCCTTCCTCATTCCCACCGTGCTGGCTTCGGCCCTGGGCGCCGACCTGCCGGTGGGCAGCCCCGCGGGCAACATGATTGTCAACCTCGGCTCGGGCACCACCCAGGCAGCGGTCATTGCCATGTATGGCGTGGTGGCGGCCGAAACGCTGCGCCAGGGCGGTCGCGCCCTCGACGAAGCCCTCGTCACCTACGTCCGCCGCAAATATGGCCTGATCATCGGCCAGCCCACGGCCGAGCAGGTCAAACTCAAAATCGGTGCCGCCGTGCCGTTAGACGAAGAAATGAGCGCCGAAGTCCAGGGGCAGGATCAGGTCACGGGGCTGCCCCGGGAAATCACCCTCACCACCAGCGAGGTGGTGGAAGCCTTCCAGGAACCGCTGCACGCTATTGTGGAATCGGTGCGGCTGGTGATGGAAAAAACGCCGCCGGAACTGGTGGCCGATGTCATCGACCGCGGCATCGCCCTGTGTGGCGGCGGAGCGTTGCTGCGTGGGCTGGACCGCCTGATGACCAAAGAACTGGGTGTTCCGGCCTACCTGGTGGATAACCCCCAACACGCTGCCGTGATTGGCGCCGCCCGCGGGCTGGAACACCTGCCCGTGCTGCGTCGGCACTTGCTCAGCGCGTGA
- a CDS encoding bifunctional homocysteine S-methyltransferase/methylenetetrahydrofolate reductase, producing MPTPRERFLNLLENADKPILLDGAMGTLLHEHGIGFDACFDALNLTNPALIADIHRRYIDAGAQIILTNTFGANRYRLAEHGLEDKVAEINRAGVELARRVVLASFKDVLVGGDVGPLGVRLAPFGRVQPEEAREAFREQIAALAEGGVDFVVIETMSDLYEVREAVAAAREVAPDLPVVASLSFTRDDVTLLGDPPEKVAEALLSYGVDVLGANCSGGPAQLLRILRRMRKVAPDAYFWIKPNAGWPERLPNGRIAYPAGAAYFGEYARFFAQEGASLVGGCCGTRPEHIAAMHQNLAELPPVLSLEWNPAQPQEDAAPEAAALSPSGLAQKLAAGEFVVAVEVQPPRGFSAHKVIAAAQLLADVGADVLDVADSPMARMRMSPWAVCHLIQREVGIETTLHFPTRGRNLLRVQGDLLAAHALGIRNVFVVMGDPTSIGDYPEAADNYDLVPSGLIKLIKQKFNAGVDHAGSTIGQPTSFFVGCALNLNPKNPEREFKVLRRKIRAGADFALTQPVFDPEKARRFLEAYEAEFGPLEIPVLVGVMPLYSRRHAAFLHNEVPGIEIPPEVMRRIEQAGDKAPREGVRIAQELVEAIRPWAAGIYIMPQFRRYELAAEIVEAAKGGEASRPA from the coding sequence ATGCCCACTCCCCGCGAACGCTTCCTCAACCTCCTTGAAAACGCCGACAAGCCCATTTTGCTTGACGGCGCGATGGGCACGCTTTTGCACGAGCACGGCATCGGTTTCGACGCGTGCTTCGACGCCCTCAACCTCACCAATCCTGCGCTGATTGCCGACATCCACCGCCGCTACATTGACGCCGGCGCGCAAATCATCCTCACCAACACCTTCGGCGCAAACCGCTACCGCCTCGCCGAGCACGGGCTGGAAGATAAAGTCGCCGAAATCAACCGCGCCGGCGTGGAACTTGCCCGCCGCGTGGTGCTGGCTTCTTTCAAAGACGTGCTGGTCGGGGGTGACGTCGGCCCCCTGGGCGTGCGCTTAGCCCCCTTTGGTCGGGTGCAGCCCGAAGAGGCGCGAGAGGCCTTTCGCGAACAAATTGCCGCGCTGGCCGAAGGTGGGGTGGATTTTGTCGTTATTGAGACCATGAGCGACCTCTACGAAGTGCGGGAAGCCGTGGCCGCGGCCCGCGAAGTCGCCCCTGACCTGCCGGTGGTGGCTTCCCTTTCGTTCACCCGCGACGACGTCACCCTCTTGGGCGACCCGCCCGAAAAGGTGGCCGAGGCGCTGCTTTCCTACGGCGTGGACGTGCTCGGCGCGAACTGCTCCGGCGGGCCTGCCCAGTTGCTCCGCATTCTGCGGCGGATGCGCAAGGTCGCGCCCGATGCCTATTTTTGGATCAAGCCCAACGCAGGCTGGCCTGAGCGCCTGCCCAATGGCCGCATTGCTTACCCCGCGGGCGCGGCCTATTTTGGTGAGTATGCTCGCTTTTTTGCCCAGGAAGGCGCTTCGTTAGTGGGGGGCTGTTGCGGCACCCGGCCGGAGCACATCGCCGCGATGCACCAAAACCTGGCCGAGTTGCCGCCGGTGCTTTCGCTGGAATGGAATCCTGCTCAGCCCCAGGAAGACGCGGCTCCCGAAGCGGCAGCATTGTCTCCCAGCGGGTTGGCGCAGAAACTGGCCGCGGGGGAATTCGTGGTGGCGGTGGAAGTCCAGCCGCCGCGAGGCTTTTCGGCCCACAAGGTTATCGCTGCAGCGCAATTGCTGGCGGACGTGGGCGCGGACGTGCTGGACGTGGCCGACAGCCCGATGGCACGGATGCGCATGAGCCCGTGGGCAGTCTGCCACCTCATCCAGCGGGAAGTAGGCATTGAGACTACCCTCCACTTCCCCACTCGCGGGCGCAACCTGCTGCGGGTGCAGGGCGATTTGCTCGCCGCGCACGCCCTGGGCATCCGCAACGTCTTTGTGGTCATGGGCGACCCCACTTCCATCGGCGATTACCCCGAAGCCGCCGACAACTACGACCTGGTGCCTTCCGGCCTGATCAAACTCATCAAGCAGAAATTCAACGCCGGGGTTGACCACGCGGGCAGCACCATCGGTCAGCCGACGTCGTTCTTTGTGGGGTGCGCGCTTAACCTCAACCCCAAAAACCCCGAGCGCGAGTTCAAGGTGCTGCGCCGGAAGATCCGCGCCGGGGCTGATTTTGCCCTCACCCAACCGGTCTTCGACCCCGAAAAAGCCCGCCGCTTTCTGGAAGCCTACGAGGCCGAGTTTGGGCCGCTGGAAATCCCCGTGCTGGTGGGGGTGATGCCGCTTTACAGCCGCCGCCATGCCGCCTTCCTGCACAACGAAGTGCCGGGCATTGAAATTCCGCCGGAGGTGATGCGACGCATTGAGCAAGCGGGCGACAAAGCGCCGCGGGAAGGTGTGCGCATCGCTCAGGAGTTGGTGGAAGCCATTCGCCCGTGGGCGGCGGGGATTTACATCATGCCCCAGTTTCGGCGCTACGAACTGGCGGCGGAGATTGTCGAGGCAGCGAAGGGTGGGGAGGCTTCCCGCCCGGCATAA
- a CDS encoding methionine synthase: protein MNHTNRRYLDALAERVLIYDGAMGTNLEAQHLPVDCYGGEKYRGLNEMLNLTCPQAVERVHRAFLEVGVDVIETNTFRANRITLAEFGLADKVLEINRAAASLARRVADEYAAKTGQPRFVAGSIGPTGKLPSADDPDLSDISFDELADVFREQAVGLIQGGVDVLLLETSQDILEVKAAVHGILRAYEETGEWLPIQAQITMDTTGHMLLGTDIEAALAILEGLPIDVIGMNCSTGPEHMRPSVEFLGSHSPLPISVIPNAGLPINVDGEAVYPLEPEPFAEQLAEFVEKHGISVVGGCCGTTPAHLKALVERVHGKRRPARPILDIPRLASAVRAYSMRQEPPPLLIGERCNAQGSRKFKRLLLAEDWDGIIALARQQVEAGAHALDISVAVTERPDEAALMRTVVHKLTAAGIEVPLVIDTTEPEVMEAALKAAPGRCLLNSTHLESGPEKASRVLRLAKLHNAAVMLLTIDERGMAKTADRKVEVAKRLYDLAVNGHGLKPEDLVFDPLTFTLATGDSDLADAAKETLEAIRRIKAELPGVFTSLGVSNISFGLTKAARPVINSVFLYHAVQAGLDMAIVNPARITPYADIPEEERELAEDLIFNRRPDALQRVIEFYEGREARPSTHRDPLAGLPLEERLYQRIVHRYKEGIEADIDALVLQQIKTTDYTDYTDFTEEKSAESVKSVVATPATHEAAIHILNDILLPAMKEVGDKFGAGELILPFVLQSAEVMKKAVNHLERYLMRQEGVSKGTIVLATVYGDVHDIGKNLVKTILSNNGYTVIDLGKQVPVETIVKAAEEHNADAIGLSALLVSTSKQMPALVNELHRRGLHYPVLIGGAAINRRFGRRILLTEDGHFYDAGVFYCKDAFEGLAIMDALQDTNRRDLIIRQVIDEAKRELGQERASSGEKRAPRPRRRVPPAPDIPIPPFWGAKVVESISPEAVFPLLDKRALFRLSWGAKNARGEAWKKLQAEFEARLAQMQRQALREGWFHPQAVYGYWPCQADGDNLLVYDPASVEADEPRVLEIFTFPRQRSREGLCLADYFAPVDSGVMDVVAFQVVTVGKQATARFDTLQEAGEYTEAYFFHGLAVQTAEATAEFLHRHIRRELGLPPDRDKRYSWGYPAIPNLEDHAKVFRLLPAESALGMSLTAAHQLVPEQSTAAIVVHHPEAKYFAI, encoded by the coding sequence ATGAACCACACCAACCGCCGCTACCTTGATGCCCTCGCCGAGCGCGTCCTCATCTACGACGGCGCGATGGGCACCAACCTCGAAGCCCAGCACCTGCCCGTGGACTGCTACGGCGGCGAAAAGTACCGCGGCCTGAACGAAATGCTCAACCTGACCTGCCCGCAGGCCGTGGAACGTGTCCACCGTGCTTTCCTTGAAGTGGGCGTGGATGTCATTGAAACCAACACCTTCCGCGCCAACCGCATCACCTTAGCCGAGTTCGGCCTCGCCGACAAGGTGCTGGAAATCAACCGCGCCGCGGCTTCCCTTGCCCGCCGCGTGGCCGACGAATACGCCGCCAAAACCGGCCAGCCCCGCTTTGTCGCCGGCTCCATCGGCCCCACCGGCAAACTGCCTTCCGCCGACGACCCCGACCTTTCCGATATTTCCTTTGACGAACTGGCCGACGTCTTCCGTGAGCAGGCCGTTGGCCTCATTCAGGGCGGCGTGGACGTGCTCCTGCTGGAAACTTCGCAGGACATTCTGGAAGTCAAAGCCGCCGTCCACGGCATTTTGCGCGCTTACGAGGAAACCGGCGAATGGCTGCCCATTCAGGCGCAAATCACCATGGACACCACCGGCCACATGCTCTTGGGCACCGACATTGAAGCCGCTTTAGCCATTCTGGAAGGCTTGCCCATTGACGTTATCGGCATGAACTGCTCCACCGGCCCGGAGCACATGCGCCCCTCGGTGGAATTCCTCGGCAGCCACTCCCCCCTGCCGATTTCCGTCATCCCCAACGCGGGTTTGCCCATCAACGTGGATGGCGAGGCGGTTTACCCCTTGGAGCCTGAACCCTTTGCCGAACAACTGGCCGAGTTTGTGGAAAAGCACGGCATCAGCGTGGTCGGCGGCTGCTGCGGCACTACCCCTGCGCACCTCAAAGCCTTGGTGGAACGCGTCCACGGCAAGCGCCGCCCGGCGCGCCCGATTTTGGACATCCCTCGGCTGGCCTCTGCCGTGCGGGCGTATTCCATGCGGCAGGAGCCGCCGCCCCTGCTCATCGGCGAGCGCTGCAACGCACAGGGCAGCCGCAAGTTCAAGCGCCTGCTCCTCGCCGAAGATTGGGACGGCATCATCGCCCTCGCCCGCCAGCAGGTGGAGGCTGGCGCGCACGCCTTGGACATTTCCGTCGCCGTCACCGAGCGTCCCGACGAGGCCGCACTGATGCGCACCGTGGTGCACAAACTCACCGCCGCGGGCATTGAAGTGCCTTTGGTGATTGACACCACCGAGCCTGAGGTGATGGAAGCCGCGCTCAAAGCCGCGCCGGGGCGCTGCCTGCTCAATTCCACTCATTTGGAAAGCGGGCCGGAGAAGGCTTCGCGCGTGCTGCGGTTAGCCAAACTGCACAACGCCGCGGTGATGTTGCTCACCATTGACGAGCGCGGCATGGCAAAAACCGCCGACCGCAAGGTAGAAGTTGCCAAGCGCCTGTACGACCTCGCGGTGAACGGGCACGGCCTGAAGCCCGAAGATTTGGTCTTTGACCCTCTCACTTTCACTTTGGCTACCGGCGACTCTGATCTCGCCGACGCGGCCAAAGAGACTTTGGAAGCCATCCGCCGCATCAAGGCCGAACTGCCCGGTGTGTTCACCTCATTGGGCGTGAGCAACATTTCGTTTGGGCTAACCAAGGCGGCGCGCCCCGTCATCAACAGCGTTTTTCTCTACCACGCGGTGCAGGCGGGGCTGGACATGGCAATTGTGAACCCGGCGCGAATCACCCCCTACGCCGACATCCCCGAAGAAGAGCGCGAACTGGCGGAAGACCTGATTTTCAACCGCCGCCCCGACGCGCTCCAGCGGGTGATTGAATTTTACGAAGGCCGCGAAGCCCGCCCCTCCACCCACCGCGACCCGCTGGCCGGCCTTCCACTGGAAGAGCGCCTCTACCAGCGCATTGTCCATCGTTACAAGGAAGGCATTGAGGCCGATATTGATGCTTTGGTGCTGCAGCAAATAAAAACCACAGATTACACAGATTACACAGATTTCACAGAAGAAAAATCTGCGGAATCTGTGAAATCTGTGGTTGCCACCCCCGCCACCCACGAAGCCGCGATCCACATCCTCAACGACATCCTCCTGCCCGCGATGAAAGAAGTGGGCGACAAATTCGGTGCGGGCGAACTCATCCTGCCCTTCGTGCTCCAGTCCGCCGAGGTGATGAAAAAGGCCGTCAACCACCTGGAACGCTACCTGATGCGGCAGGAGGGCGTTTCCAAAGGCACCATCGTGCTCGCCACCGTGTACGGCGACGTCCACGACATCGGCAAGAACCTGGTCAAGACCATTTTGAGCAACAACGGCTACACCGTGATTGACCTCGGCAAGCAGGTGCCGGTGGAAACCATCGTCAAGGCCGCGGAAGAGCACAACGCCGACGCCATCGGCCTGAGCGCGCTGCTCGTCAGCACCAGCAAACAGATGCCCGCCTTAGTCAACGAACTCCACCGCCGCGGCTTGCACTACCCCGTGCTCATCGGCGGCGCGGCCATCAACCGCCGCTTCGGGCGCCGCATTTTGCTCACCGAAGACGGCCATTTCTACGACGCGGGCGTCTTTTACTGCAAAGACGCCTTTGAAGGGCTTGCCATCATGGACGCCCTGCAGGACACCAACCGCCGCGACCTCATCATCCGGCAGGTGATTGACGAAGCCAAACGCGAACTGGGGCAGGAAAGGGCGTCCAGCGGCGAAAAGCGCGCCCCGCGCCCGCGCCGCCGCGTGCCGCCAGCGCCCGACATCCCCATACCGCCGTTTTGGGGCGCCAAGGTGGTGGAAAGCATCTCCCCCGAAGCCGTGTTCCCGCTTTTGGATAAACGCGCCCTCTTCCGCCTTTCGTGGGGCGCGAAAAACGCCCGCGGCGAGGCGTGGAAAAAACTGCAGGCCGAATTTGAAGCCCGCCTTGCCCAAATGCAGCGCCAGGCCCTGCGGGAAGGCTGGTTTCACCCGCAGGCGGTGTACGGCTACTGGCCGTGCCAGGCCGACGGCGACAACCTGCTGGTTTACGACCCTGCCTCGGTGGAAGCGGACGAGCCGCGCGTGCTGGAAATTTTCACCTTCCCCCGCCAGCGCAGCCGCGAAGGGCTGTGCCTCGCCGATTACTTCGCCCCGGTGGATTCCGGCGTGATGGACGTCGTCGCCTTCCAGGTGGTCACGGTGGGGAAGCAAGCCACGGCGCGCTTTGACACCCTGCAGGAAGCGGGCGAATACACCGAAGCCTACTTCTTCCACGGCCTTGCGGTGCAAACCGCGGAGGCCACAGCGGAATTTCTGCACCGCCACATCCGCCGCGAACTCGGCCTGCCGCCCGACCGCGACAAGCGCTACTCGTGGGGCTACCCGGCCATCCCTAACTTGGAAGACCACGCCAAGGTGTTCCGCCTGCTGCCTGCAGAAAGCGCCCTGGGCATGAGCCTCACCGCGGCGCATCAGTTAGTGCCCGAGCAATCCACCGCGGCCATTGTGGTGCACCACCCGGAGGCGAAGTATTTTGCGATTTGA
- a CDS encoding carbohydrate ABC transporter permease, giving the protein MARRLDLGKIVWLITLTFFLVGVLFPFYWMVSSSFKTQVEIGGRHPVYVPHALRLDAYKELFDPNAPHFQDFGRNIVNSLKVSVPTALIAVVLSVLGAYAIARLRFKGKELMLNGVLAVYLIPGVLLIIPLFAMVAKIGDAVGFEVQDNLGVLVFTYLAQTLPVALYMLTNYFRTIPDEIEQAALMDGCNRLEVIWRVTLPLSIPAIVSVFVYTFMIAWNEFLYAFVFLNSPEMFTMPIKIQAIFNAPSPRPNVVMAASTLMTIPVVLLFLVLERFLEEGLTAGGVKG; this is encoded by the coding sequence ATGGCGCGGCGGCTGGACCTGGGCAAAATCGTTTGGCTGATTACGCTGACTTTCTTTTTGGTGGGGGTGCTGTTCCCCTTCTATTGGATGGTCTCTTCTTCGTTCAAAACCCAGGTGGAAATCGGTGGGCGCCACCCTGTGTATGTGCCTCATGCCCTGAGGCTGGATGCGTATAAAGAACTTTTCGATCCCAATGCGCCGCATTTTCAGGATTTTGGGCGCAATATCGTCAACAGCCTTAAGGTTTCTGTGCCCACGGCGTTGATTGCGGTGGTTTTGAGCGTGTTAGGGGCCTATGCCATCGCTCGCCTGCGTTTCAAAGGCAAGGAATTGATGCTCAACGGTGTGCTGGCGGTGTATCTCATTCCGGGGGTATTGCTGATCATTCCTCTCTTCGCCATGGTGGCGAAAATCGGCGATGCTGTAGGCTTTGAAGTGCAAGATAACCTCGGTGTGTTGGTGTTTACTTACCTTGCGCAGACGCTGCCGGTGGCGCTTTACATGCTCACTAATTACTTCCGCACCATTCCCGACGAAATTGAGCAGGCTGCTCTCATGGATGGTTGCAATCGGCTGGAAGTCATTTGGCGGGTGACGTTGCCGCTCTCGATCCCGGCGATTGTGTCGGTGTTTGTCTATACTTTCATGATTGCCTGGAACGAATTCCTGTACGCTTTCGTGTTTCTCAATAGCCCCGAAATGTTCACGATGCCGATCAAAATCCAGGCGATTTTCAACGCCCCCAGCCCGCGGCCGAATGTGGTGATGGCGGCTTCAACCCTCATGACAATACCGGTGGTGTTGCTCTTCCTGGTGTTGGAGCGGTTCCTGGAGGAAGGTTTGACGGCAGGTGGCGTGAAGGGGTGA